The following nucleotide sequence is from Synechococcus sp. CBW1004.
AGCAGCGCCAGGGTCTGGGCCACCCGTCCCTCTCCGTCCTGGGGTGGGGGCTGGTCTTGCGAGGCGAGGAGCCGCTGCATTGCAACCAGTTCGCCGGGTGTGGAGGGAATGGAACGCTGATCAGGGCCGGCAGTGGATCCCCGCAGAGCACCGTTGCCGCCCAGAACATCCTGCGCCGGCAATTCCGGATGTCCTTCCGCGTTACGGTCCGGTCGGCTGTCCCCTTGGTCGTGGAAACGTGGACCGGTGCTGCGTGGTGCGTTCATGCGGACCTCCTGCCTGGATGACTTCAGCATCCACCCGTCTGCCGCTGCTGACGCATTTCTGATGCGAAAGACGCAAGAACCCTCCTCTCCCATGGAGATCGTCGGCGTGGGCGGAGGCCGCGGTGCTCCTAATCCCGTCGCCAGCGGTTCGGGAACCGCAGCATCGGCGTGCTCTCGTCCGTGTCGGCGGAGCGCGGCCGATCCCGGCCCTGCAGGCCTTGGTTCCCACAAGCGGTCTGAGGGAGCGCCCCAGGGTCCACTCCCTGCACGGCGAGGCTGTCGCGGCAGCGTTGAATCAGTTCCAGGCGCATCGTCTCCGGCTGCTCGATCCGGATCCCGGCGCCGAAGGAGAACAACCAGGTGCGCAGATCGACGTCGCTCGCCAGGGTCCAGACCGGCAGATCCAGCTCGATCGGATAGGGGTGGCTGTCGTCAGCCGGATTCGGCTCCAGCACATGGGGCGCCCGTGGGTGATGCCACCAGGTGTCCCCTGCAAGGGGCCTGGAGAAGCGGCAGTGTTCGAGCGGATACCGCCGCAGTCCTTCGCGCAGGAAGGCGAAGGCCCAAGGTGCGCAGCAGAAGCGCAGGGTCGCCAGGGCGCTGGCGCGGCGCTGGGGTGTGGCGCTGCTGATCGCGAGCTGCTGCGAGAGGTCTTCGCCGAAATAGATGCCGCCGCTGCAGTGCAGCAGTCGCTCCAGGCGAGCCAGTGCCGTGGCATGGGCCTCGTCGCTCCGATGCAGATCCCCCTCGGCCCCGACGAGGGACAGCCGGTCGAGCCGCTCGCTGCGGATGAGGCCCTGCTCGCGGCCGAGGTGATCCTCCTCGAACAGCAGGTACCAGCCGACGTTGTGGAAGATCAGCTGCAGGGGCCACACCCGCAGCTCGCCGCTGGGGCTCTCGGCATGGCTGCCGGCCCAGTCGAAGCGGCGCAGCAGCACGCGACGGCGTGTCACGATCGCCCGCTCGATCATCTCGACGCGGCGTGGTGCCGCCAGGGAATCGGGGCGCACCAGGGCGCTGTCCGTCACCACATGGCGGGCATAGCGGCGCACCGGCGTGCTCTCCTCCCGGCTCAGCCCAGCCCAGTCGAGCCGTTCATCCAGTTCGGCCAGCAGGCTCTGGGCGGAGGGATCGGCCAGTCGTTCGGCGGCCTGACGCACCACATCGTGGACCTCGCGCAGGCGGGGCGCGGACAGGACCGCCGTTCCTAGGCAGTACCCGTGGCGCACATTGTCATGGCGAGCGCGGAAGCCGTAGGGGGTGAGGATCTTCTCGACGTCCTTGCGCAGGCTGGCGCTCTCCCCCGGCAGGTAGCCGCCGGGGATGGCGCCGGTGGCGGCGATCAGGTGCTGCTGCAGGCTGGTGCCGCTCCGGCGCTGACGATCGAAGGGGGTCTGCAGCAGATGGCGCAGTAGGGTCATCGCCCGCTGGAACACCGGTGCGTCCCCCATCGGAGGCACCCCGCCACGCATGCCGCCGAGCCTGTCGCCGCCCGGAGGCGTTGCTGCCAGCTGAATCGGCGTCTGCTTCGGGCTGACGCTGCAGAAGCCGTTGTCCTCCAGCCAGGTCAGATCGCCGCGGATGGCGCTCACATCGCCGTAGCACTCGCCGTGGAGGCGCGCCAGACAGGCGGCCGCCCGCTCGGCCAGATCCCCTTCGGGCATGGGCGAGAGCAGGCTCTGCAGTTCGGCGGTTGTGCCGGGATCGCCTCCATCGAGATCGGGGTAGGTGATGAGCAGCCGGATCAGATACAGCAGCCGCTCCAGGTCCAGCAGACGCGAGTAGCCGTGTCGCTGCAGCTTGCGTTCGCGGTTGCCCGCCGCCCGGATGCGCTGCTCCAGACCCTGCAGGTGTGCTCGCAGCACCGGCTCCAGCTCACTCTGGTGCGTGGGCACGACGCTGCAGATCGCCGCGAACCCCTCCGCCCGGCAGGGGCCGAAGTGGGGATCGGCCAGAGCCGCGGCCATCTCCTGAATCACCGGCACCGGGACCGGTCGATCGCGGCGGGCATTCCATTCCAGGCAGGTCGGCAGGGGCGTGAACAGCCACCAGCCGATCCACTCCACCGGAGTGGGCAGCACCAGGGCCTGGGTCAGGGCCAGGCGCCAGGCCCTGCGGGCATGGGTGGCATCGACGATCACCGGAATCCCCTTCTCCACCGCCGCGATCAGGCGTTGCTGGAGCGGCGTCTGGATGTCTCGCCAGGGACCCTGCACGGCGGCATCGCCGAACACCTCGGCGCGGATCGCATCGGTGGAGAGGATCAGAACCGGCGGTTCACCCTGGTCCGTCAGCAGCGGTGCCAGGGCATGGGCGAGGGTGGTCTTGCCGCTGGCAGGCGGGCCGATCAGCAGGTGACAGCGCAGGGTGGCCATGCCGGGAGGCGGTGCAGAGGATCCTTGTTCGCACGAACGCTACCGGCCGTGGCGCTTGGAATTGCGGTCCGGGTTGCGGCGCTCCCGGCCGCCTTGGGCTGCGCCATGCACCGGGGCTGGCTGATGGCGGCGAAGTCTTCCCTTCAGCCTTCGAAGCGATCGCGGAAGCGCGTCGAGATCGCGTTCATCGCCACCATCATCAGTCCGACACCGACAAACACGAGGCCCCGTAACACCGGATCCGCCTGCGCCATGTCGAGCGACACCAGCCGCAGCAGGCAGGCCGCCAGCCCCAGCAGCGAGGCCTGCCGGAACCGGTTGTCACGGAGCACGACGCCGAGGACGAAGATCGCGAAGGCCTCCGCCGCCCAGAGAAGCGTGAGCAGCGCCGCGTCATACCGCTGGGCCAGATGCAGAGCCACCAGCACAAACAACGGCACCAGAAGCCAGCGGTGTGTCTGCCGAGCCAGACGAGCGCCGATCCACTGCAGCAGCCTGCCGCCGCCGGGATCGATCAGGGCGTTTGCCGGCAGCCAGCGATGGCAGAGCAGAGCGAACAGCCCCTGCAGCAGCATTGCCAGCAGCGTGATCACCGCGGGTGTCGCCAGTGGCGGGGTTCCAGGGGGCGCCGCCGTGCCGAGCTGTCCCAGGGTGGCCAGGAGCGCCATCCAGTAGATGAACACCGCGTAGAGGCCGATCCGAGGGGCCAGCCATCGCCGCAGTGGCCGGCTCAGCAGTGCCAGGGCCAGGAGCGACCATGCCATCGGTCGCAGCCGAGCCTCCACCTCCATGACCGTGGTGACCATGGTCCCCAGCAGGAGGAACTCCACGAACCAGGGGTGCAGGGCACGCCATAACAGCGAGCGGCGCAGTGTCGCTGAAGCCGGGAACCGCCACCAGCCCAGCAGCACCGCCAGCCCCAGCAGCGCGATCAGCAGCCGCGTCCGCACGGCCAGGCCGGCCAGCTCCACCACGCTGGAGCTCGGTGCGATGACCAGGAGGAAGGCCCCGCTGAACGCCAGCAGAGAGCCCAGGCCCATCACCAGAGCGTGGTTCACCTC
It contains:
- a CDS encoding ATP-binding protein, with product MATLRCHLLIGPPASGKTTLAHALAPLLTDQGEPPVLILSTDAIRAEVFGDAAVQGPWRDIQTPLQQRLIAAVEKGIPVIVDATHARRAWRLALTQALVLPTPVEWIGWWLFTPLPTCLEWNARRDRPVPVPVIQEMAAALADPHFGPCRAEGFAAICSVVPTHQSELEPVLRAHLQGLEQRIRAAGNRERKLQRHGYSRLLDLERLLYLIRLLITYPDLDGGDPGTTAELQSLLSPMPEGDLAERAAACLARLHGECYGDVSAIRGDLTWLEDNGFCSVSPKQTPIQLAATPPGGDRLGGMRGGVPPMGDAPVFQRAMTLLRHLLQTPFDRQRRSGTSLQQHLIAATGAIPGGYLPGESASLRKDVEKILTPYGFRARHDNVRHGYCLGTAVLSAPRLREVHDVVRQAAERLADPSAQSLLAELDERLDWAGLSREESTPVRRYARHVVTDSALVRPDSLAAPRRVEMIERAIVTRRRVLLRRFDWAGSHAESPSGELRVWPLQLIFHNVGWYLLFEEDHLGREQGLIRSERLDRLSLVGAEGDLHRSDEAHATALARLERLLHCSGGIYFGEDLSQQLAISSATPQRRASALATLRFCCAPWAFAFLREGLRRYPLEHCRFSRPLAGDTWWHHPRAPHVLEPNPADDSHPYPIELDLPVWTLASDVDLRTWLFSFGAGIRIEQPETMRLELIQRCRDSLAVQGVDPGALPQTACGNQGLQGRDRPRSADTDESTPMLRFPNRWRRD